The genomic interval NNNNNNNNNNNNNNNNAGTGGTTTTTGCTCTAAGCGTGGATTGAGAGATACTTGCCTGTGTTGGAATGTAGTTTTCATGGATGTATTTGGAACTTTTTCAGCCGTCTCGGAGAAAGAATGCGGCCACCCAAGCGTTGCCTTCTCTTGGATTGGGAGGACAGCAAGCCCCAAGCGCTGGGTTCCCAAGTAAGTTTCTGCATAAAGAGCCAGCGATTAGACAGGCGTCGATgagttttcttctgcagtattgAGATGCAGCAGTGTTTCAGCACGGCAGGTGTGCCATTGTGAGGTTCTCATCCATTTCCTCACTGCAGGCCTTGCAGCGAACAGCAGCAGCGGTGCTGCCAGTTTGTCCCTGAAGGCAAAACCCAGCGTCCCATCTGGGAGCCCTCCGGCTCTggggagctctgctgctgcctccactcCTCCTGCTCTCGGGGTGTCGTCCTCCCACAGCGACCCCCATCCCGCTGGGACTGGGGATtcttcagctccatctgcagccCCCTTCTCACTTAGCGCTTCTGGAACCGCCGGTGGCTGTGGAACTTCTGGGCTTCCCGGCCCTGgaagttctgctgctgcaaactCTTCCAACACCGCTCCGCTTACAGGTGCTGGAACCGCCAAGGCAGCGACAGGAACTTCTCACTCGGGTGCAAGCAGTGCTTCGGCTGCACAGACTGCCGGTGCCTCTGGACACGACGCCACGTCCGCGCCTCCTGCATTCCCACACGGCATCAGACCAGGCCAGTTATGTTCACCGAGGGGCGAATCAACAGCCCAAGAGCTGGAGCAGTTCAAAGCCAAGAAGTCCACGCCGGGAAAGGTCCCT from Meleagris gallopavo isolate NT-WF06-2002-E0010 breed Aviagen turkey brand Nicholas breeding stock unplaced genomic scaffold, Turkey_5.1 ChrUn_random_7180001954659, whole genome shotgun sequence carries:
- the LOC104917055 gene encoding nucleoporin NUP42-like, which translates into the protein MAAWKSSGQRMFSCSSPVAGKPSASGFREISPEEGRLEYYNCRAKESTGYYPSRRKNAATQALPSLGLGGQQAPSAGFPSAGTAKAATGTSHSGASSASAAQTAGASGHDATSAPPAFPHGIRPGQLCSPRGESTAQELEQFKAKKSTPGKVPQKPALADLLRGLPCNVM